In the Candidatus Chlamydia sanziniae genome, CTTATTTACGTTTCCAAAGAGGAGATGTATATTTCTTGTCCTATCCACGGAACTTGATATTGGCTTTTTAAGACTCAAGCCGTAGCATCTCCTGCATATTGTTTTAAAACCCTTTTTCCTCTAAAACAAAACACGAATCTCACCACCTGACAACCATGTATAATTCACTCCATACCCATCATGATGTTATTTCTCCTGATGGTTATCTTTATACCCCTCTAAAAAGGCTCTCTTCCCATCTTTATGAAGGAGAAATACACATTCAAGCCATCCCTGAGTATTTCTTAGGGTTTCAGCTACCTCAAGAGTGTCTGCACCTCAACTTAAAAAGTTCTCTTGCCCAACTCGGAGTTGAAGCTATCTTAAATCAATGTGAGTTGAATAAAACCAAAAAAGAAGCGCACCTCGGAATCCATTTCAATAGTCAAGATCCAATAGCTACTGAAATGTTGAGTCTTTTAAAGCCCAACAATTTTATCTGCAAGCTTTTTGCCATTGATAAACGTCGATTAGTACGCTCTCCCTGTTACCTTGAACGCATGCTCAAACATACGGATAGAGAGGGAAAGCCTCTCCTCCGCTTTGGGGAAAAACTCGAACAACAAATCACCTTTGATATTATAGATGACCGGCTTATAGTCTCTTTACCCGTCTTGCCAGGAATCATCACTTATGAGGAAACTATCTACGGTTTTCTTCCTCTTATGAGCAAAGCATTAAGCCATCCTGAGCTAAAAATACGCAAATTCCTTTCTTTATATCAGCGTCAAGAAAATCAAATCGCCTTACCTAAAAACCAAAGAATCCTTTTAATCAAAACCGAATCCCTGCACATACGCACAGTATTTGCCCGAGTCGTTCAAGATCTTCTTCCCCATGGTCTGCGTCATACGACTGCCGATATTCTAGAACCTACAACAGAGGAATCGGGGGACATTTATGAATTTTATGGGGAAACCTCAGAACCTGTGGAAAAAATCCCTTTAGAATTTTTCACTCTAGAACCTTACAAAGAACGCTCTTTCTTCTTCTACCGAGACATGCTGCAGGAAACTTTAGAATCCTCAGATGCTGTTTTTAAAATTTTTGAATCCACACCCCAGGAAGTAGGAAAAGCTGCTATATTTATCTCCAAAGGCAGTGAAATCTCAGAACTTTCTCCCTCATCATGGATCGTCATGCCTCCCGCTTCATTTCCAAGGAAAGAGAATCCCAAAGCTATCCAAAACTACCTAGAACATCAACCTTGTTTTCCTTTTTTAAAAGCTATGGAAACAGAAGCTATTACCAGCCAAGGCGTACTCTTCACTCGATACTTCCCTACATCATGGCTTAAGGGAATGTTTCTTTCAGACCCCGTCTGTC is a window encoding:
- a CDS encoding LOG family protein — its product is MYNSLHTHHDVISPDGYLYTPLKRLSSHLYEGEIHIQAIPEYFLGFQLPQECLHLNLKSSLAQLGVEAILNQCELNKTKKEAHLGIHFNSQDPIATEMLSLLKPNNFICKLFAIDKRRLVRSPCYLERMLKHTDREGKPLLRFGEKLEQQITFDIIDDRLIVSLPVLPGIITYEETIYGFLPLMSKALSHPELKIRKFLSLYQRQENQIALPKNQRILLIKTESLHIRTVFARVVQDLLPHGLRHTTADILEPTTEESGDIYEFYGETSEPVEKIPLEFFTLEPYKERSFFFYRDMLQETLESSDAVFKIFESTPQEVGKAAIFISKGSEISELSPSSWIVMPPASFPRKENPKAIQNYLEHQPCFPFLKAMETEAITSQGVLFTRYFPTSWLKGMFLSDPVCHYLQRLYFQIPSYSEGIFFSPRDRLFLLDLYFAGISVFWVDQETRRVLQYVKRRNKDVGMFVPTSQTNQFYNAYFIGIHGSTLIPGDYDDMLQELLLGMHILSEEFTFPGFPPQAPLAILTGGGSGIMAMGNHIARDLSLLSCANLIDIEHTNVPASNTNPYVEAKMTYRLPALIERQADFHVDLAIFVIGGMGTDFELLLELISLKTGKKAPVPVFLIGSEDYWKAKLTSLYTTNRTTGTIAGSEWVHNCLFCLSSAEAGIEVFRRYLTQTLPLGPQYPAPREGFVVI